A stretch of DNA from Halobacteriovorax sp. JY17:
AAAGTCAGAGTAAATTTGAATAAGGGCAACATTTCCAAACTTTTGAATCATGAGCCCTGGGATTCCATCTGCCTCTGCGAAGCAAAGATAGAAATTATCTCTTTGAAGTTTTTCTAGAACAGACTTACGTCTAAGGAAAGATTCTTCTAGTCTTATTCCAAATGCTCTAATAAACCCATTTGGAGACTCTGGCAGTTCTGTTCCAATTTCCCAAATTCTAGCTTTTACTTTCTTATGATTTGGATCGTGCAGTAGTAGTAGCCTCTCATCACTATTTGGATTTTTTCCAATGAGGAGGTTTTCCTTTCTCGGAAATTCTTTTGTGAAAGAATCTTCTGTTACCCAAGGATGGCCTTTCTTTGCATGCTTAAGTGTCGCAGGGTGAAGTTTGACCCTTGAGAGTTTATGTTTTTTTACCATGGAATTAAAGCTCGTCTTTTAAGATAGCCAATTTTTCAATGGCATTTTCTGTCGTAAATAGTAGTAGATTTGTAAGAGCAAACGGATCATTGAATTCTTCGATCCCTACATCAATTAATCTCTCTTTCATACTAAGTGTTAACTCTGTATAAGGGTCGATTTCATGACAAATCCCTTTTAGCTTTGAGATGAGAATTTCTAGATTCATAATCTCCACGCTAGGCGTGTAGAGCTCGGGATTCTTCAGTTGTGAATTTTCTTCGTTCGTTGTTTTCATGTGAGTTGTTTATTTCAAAAAATCCTTTTAACGTCAATCGTCAATCTTCTTTGGAGTTCATAAGTATGGAATATCTCGTAGTTTTTCTCCCTTTTATTTTATTGTTAAAACCGAGGAAGCTACTAAAATTCCGTTCAAGTAGCTATAAAGATGTTATTGAACTTATCGAGGGGTTAGAAATTACTCCTCCAAAAAAAGAGAGTGACCTTTACCGAGTAGCAAAACTTCTCCTCGAAGTAAGAAAAATCTATGGAGCCAAGGCTTTTGAATCTTTAATGATTTTAAAGAAGGAGGCATATAAATCGGATAGGGAGAGGAAGAAGCTTAAGGGAATTCTCTATGGCGCCTACTTTCAGCAGCTAATTATGGCCCTTTTAATACTCGTTATGATTTTTATTACAAACTCTATGTTTGAGAGCTCTCCTACAACCTACATAATCATTTTTCTTCTTCAAGTCTTAGCGATCTTATTCCTGCTTGGAGCAAATTATCTCCTAGAAAAGCTCTATATTAGAGGAGGAGTTATTAGGCTTAAGAATCTTCTTATTGTGAAGTCCTTATCTCAGAGTGGCCTCTCTGTGAGCCGAGTGCTTAAGAATATAGACTGGGAGGGAATGAAGGAGAGCTCATCGAAGCGTCTGTCTAAGTGGGATGAACTCTTTTTCTCAATTCTATCTAAGTGGCAAGAAACTGGGCGAGGCCTTGTTGCTAATTTAGATGAATTAGAAGAGGAATTGGAGTTTCTTCGTTCATTTGGAGATAAGAAATTTCATGATTATATGAATGGAGCCAAATTCTTTGCCCTACTAATAGGTGGTTTCCTAGGCTATTTCGTCTACCTCTTTAGTTTTGTGGGAAAGCTTCTAACTTAGCTAAATTGACGCTTCAAGAGATTGTATTTTGGGCCTAGCTGTAATAGTTTAGTATTTAAATTTTCAATACTTATGACACAAAGCAGAGGTAACAAATGGCCCAGCCAAACGACAAGCAAATCATCTACTCAATGAATAGAGTGGGGAAAGTAATTAAGAGTAAACATATCCTAAAGAATATTTCTCTTTCCTACTTCTATGGCGCGAAGATTGGTGTTCTAGGTCTTAACGGCTCTGGTAAGTCGACACTTTTAAAAATTCTTGCGGGGATTGATGAGGATCATCTTGGGGAAACTCATATGGCCAAGGGTTATACTGTTGGTTACTTAGAACAAGAGCCAGCGCTTGATCCTGAAAAAACAGTTAAGGAAATTGTTCAAGAAGGATGTCAGGAAGTTGTTGATATGCTCGCAAAATTTGATGAGATGTCGATGAAGTTCTCTGAGCCAATGAGCGATGATGAAATGAACGATCTCTTAGATAAACAAGCTAAGCTTCAAGATGCTCTTGATCATGCAGAAGCTTGGGAGCTTGACAGTAAGCTTGACCTTGCAATGGAAGCACTTAGATGTCCACCGAGCGATCAAAAGTGTGGTGTTCTTTCTGGTGGGGAAAAAAGAAGAGTCGCTCTATGTAGATTGCTTCTTCAAAAACCAGATATTCTATTATTAGATGAGCCGACTAACCACCTTGATGCAGAAACTGTATGGTGGCTTGAAAGACATCTTCAACAATATAAGGGAACAGTAATTGCAGTTACCCACGATAGATACTTCTTAGATAATGTTGCAGGTTGGATACTTGAACTTGATAGAGGACAGGGAATTCCATTTGAAGGTAACTACACTGATTGGTTAGATCAAAAGTCGAAGAGACTAGCACAAGAAGAGAAGACTGAATCTAAAAAGCAAAAAGCTATGAAAGAAGAGCTTGAGTGGATTAGAAGTTCTCCTAAAGCTCGTCAGGCTAAATCAAAAGCAAGAATCAAAAGCTATGAAGATAGATATAGAGATTCACAGGAAAAGAGAAATGAAACAAATGAACTCTTTATCCCTACTGGACCTAGGCTTGGTAACTCCGTTATTGAAGCGACTAGTGTGGCCAAAGCATTTGACGATAGAGTTCTCTATGATAATTTAAATTTCCAACTTCCTCCTGGTGGAGTTGTTGGTATTATTGGTGCTAACGGTGCTGGTAAGACAACATTATTTAGAATGATTACAGGAGAGCAAGAACCAACTTCAGGAACATTTAAAGTAGGGGAAACTGTAAAACTTAGTTATGTGGATCAGGGACGTGCTCTTGACGCTAATAAAACAATTTATGAAACCGTTTCTGGTGGTACTGAGTTTTTAAAGCTTGGAGAGCAAGAGGTTAATGCTAGAGCTTATATTGCGAAGTTTAACTTCTCTGGCGAAGATCAGAAAAAGAAAGTCGGAGAGCTGTCAGGTGGGGAGAGAAATAGAGTTCACCTTGCTTCTACTCTTCTAACTGGTGGTAACGTTCTTCTACTGGATGAGCCTACCAACGATCTAGATGTAAATACACTTCAGGCCCTAGAGAAGGCTCTTGTGGACTTTCCGGGGTGCGCGGTTATTATTTCCCATGATAGAGCTTTCTTAGATAGACTTGCGACACATATTCTAGCGTTTGAAGGTGATGGAGAGTCAATTTGGTTTGAAGGTAACTTTGCTGATTACGAAGAAGATAAGCGTAAACGTCTTGGAGATGCAGCTGTCAATCCTAAGAGACATACTTACAAGAAGCTTACGAGAGATTAGTCTTGAGAATTTTTAAATTTGGTGGCAGTAGCGTAAAAGATGCTACTGCCATGAAGCGAGTTGCAAATATTATTTCAAGTCACGAGAAGTGTCGTGTCGTTGTTGTTAGTGCAACGAAGAGTACTACTAATGAATTGGAAGTTATTGCAAATGCTTCAACTCTTTCGGAAGTAAATCTTACAGAAAAACTCATTCAAAAATTAATGAATAGACATAGAGATATCACTAGAGAGCTTGAATTAGATATTGAGTTATCACTATTTGAAATTGAAAGTGAACTTTTTGAAATCTCTAAAAGTATGAATGGTGACGGAAAAGTTATTTCAAAGAAAATGGATTCTCTCTACAGTATTGGAGAGAGGTTATCTAGTTTAATTCTTTCAAGGTATCTACAGAGAGTTTCTTCAAAGAATGTCATACTAAAAGATATTCGAGAAGTTTTAAGAACAAACGATCAATGGAATTTAGCCTCTCCTTTAATTGGAGAGACATTGAAAAATATTGCTAAATGGGGTGAGATTTCTGAGAGTGACTTAATTATAACTCAAGGATTTATTGGCTCAACAATGACTGGGGAGACGACAACTTTAGGACGAGAAGGATCTGACTTTAGTGCGACGATTCTAGGAGAAGTTCTAGATGCAAGTGAAGTTACTATTTGGACTGATGTCGCAGGGGTTGCTACATGTGACCCACGAGTTTTAAGTAGTGCAAGATTTATCCCTCTGCTGAACTATAAGCACGCGGCCCTCTTGGCCCATTTTGGAGCTAAAGTTCTCTTTGAGAGGACATTAGAGCCAGCGATTAGAAAGAAATTTCCAGTACTAGTTAAGTCAACTCTCTCTCCTGCTGAGTCTGGAACTCGAATTCATGAACTTCCGATTAAAAGCGGTCCAATAGGCCTTGCTATTGATAAGGATATTCTAACTATTGTTGGTGAAAAATTATTAGCAAAGGATATTATTCTTCCTCTGAAAGAACTTTCTGAGTTTGAAATCTATAAGCAGACTGATGAATATATCAGTTTAAAAATTCTTAACGAAGATATTGAAGTTTTTGCGGAGAAAATACATCCTTGGATTCTAGAATATCTTCATAATTAATTTTTCCAGCTTCATGACCAAGCAATTCAATTGCACTTTTAACTTTCTTATTTTCCATGAAAATGATGATGTCAATTCCTGTCGATATTAGTTCTAGAGCAATTTCATTATTCATTCCACCAATTCCGGAGTAAAGGCAAAGAAGGGTGGAAATTCTCTTTGGACAATCCATTGCACTACTTGCATGAAGAGTTGTGAGTATTCCCTTATGACCAGTATTTGTACTTAAGATAAGTGGCACGACCTCGTGGGATCTTATTTCTCCGAGAACAATCCTTTCTGGGCGCATTCTAAGGGCGTAGGAACAATAGTCACTTAAAGAGTGACGAGGCTTTTCACTCGCTACAAGCCTTGTTGTTGTAGGCCCTGGAGATTTTAGCTCTAGTGTATCTTCAATTATAAAAATGTGCTGATTTTCCTCTGAGTAAGTAAGAAGGGAAGATAGAAAAGATGTTTTTCCTGAGCCCGTTGATCCACAAACAATAATATTTTTCTTCTCATTAAACTTCTCTAAAATAATCTCCTTATCTTGAGAGTTATTAAAGAAACTTTCTATTGAGTAGGACTCTTGACTATGGAATCTTATAGAGCACTTATGAGAATGTTCTTCTGAAAGAGAGGCATGAGTTAGAGTCACACGAATGTTTCGACCAAGTTTACTGGCCTTGAAGCTTACAAATGGGCTAGAGATATTCCAGTCAACTTTATATTCTAAACAGAGAAGCTTATAGCTTAAAGTAATATCCTTAAAATCTAAGTCTGTAGAGAAATTAGTTGTTCTCTCTTTTTGGAAATATTGAATACTTTCTTCATTGTGAATAATAATTTCCTCAAGCCCATCTCTCATTTTTAAAAAACTAAAGTGACAAATTGTTTCAAACCAATTATTTAATTTTTCCTTAGGTAGAAGTATATGCCAATCCTCTCCAAACTCTATTGTTAGGTTTGTATGAATATTTGAAAGACTTGGATAGTGGCTTCGGCTAATGGAATCATTTATGTATTTTCTTGAAATCTTATAGATATCTTCTGCTATATTCATGGGAATCTCTCCAGTTGTACAAAGAGTTTAATATTCTTAAAAGTTTCTATTTCTGATGTTGAGGAGAATAATCTTCCAAGGATTGGTATTCTTGATAGATAGGGAAGAGAGCTATCCTCACTCTGAATTCCTTGATGGCCAATGTCAACAATCTGCAAGGATTCATTTAGTTGTAACCTCACTCTGGATTTTGTTCTATTTGAACTAATCGTTGCATTGGCGCCATTAGAAATAGGTCTAGATAACTCGGTTTCTATGTTTAAAAAGAATTGATCATTCTCCTTTTCAATTTTTGTCTTTAATTTAAGACCGGCAAATTTCCAATTTGTTGTAAACTCATCGTTCGACCCTTGAGTAAAAGGTATTTCACTTCCAATACTAATTTCACCTTCATTATTAATTCTTGTCATAAGTTCTGGAGTAGCAATAGAAGAGAGCTTAATATTCTTGTTTTCAAAATTTATTAAATTTTCACCAATAAAGGAATTTAAGTCTTTCTTTAAGAGAGCATAGAGATTATTAGAAATTTTATTAAGACCTAAGGAAAGTACTTCACTACTTGCGGACTCAAGTAAGATAAGACGCGTTTTTAATTTATAATTTGGGAGAAGAAGTGCCTCATCGGTTTGAATAAATATGATTGGAATATCACTTAACCAATAGTCAGTTATAGATTTTAAGTCATAATTTGACTTCGGGAGCTTACACTTAATGGGAATTGAATCAAATTTACAAGAAACATTGGTGATCTTATTTTTAATAAAATTCCCATAGATGAGATTTGCTATTTCTTTTTGTAAGTTTTCAGAAAGTTGAGTTTGATTATTAATTTCGAAGTTCTTATTTACTTTTTCTAGCTCTCTTGAAAAAGCTATTAACTCTTGTAGAGTTTTAATTTCTCCGCAGGCCATGATCGTCGAATTAACAAGGCTTGCTTTGAGACCGATTGAATTTAGAGTAAGGAGTGTCATTCGTGCCTTTGATATTTGCACTTTCGTATGTATGAAAATATTAAATTCTTGCGTTACTCCTCCTTTTCTCCAGACCTTTAGGGAGCTATGACCTTGCTGTTTTGCTCTGATCATAAGACTTTCTTTTGCTGCATAGTGTTTTATTGAAATGAGTTCTTTATTACTGGTGGCATAGTTAACAAGCCCGCTAACGGGGATTTTTCTGTACTCACCAATTGCTAAGTGAATAAATTGAATGTCAGTATTTTCTTGATTACAGCTACTTACGGCATTTGGTGCCAGGAGAATTAAGCAGTTAACTATTAATACTTTGACAACTTGGCCAGATCTAGGTAAAAACTTGGTTCTACTTCGCGTAGAATTAATAGAGAAATTTAAGTTTTTAAGATATAGGAGAGTAATCATGGTATCTAATACAAGAATTACAAAAACTAGAAGATCAAATAAGAAAGTTAAAGCTGGTTCTAGAAGAAAGGCTGCGAATAGAAACAAGGGTACAACTCCTAAGTTCGCGATCCACCAAGACAAGTAATCGCTTTTTTGATTTAAGGGCAACTCGATTGCCCTGATAAATTTAGCCCGCCATATAGTGGGCTTTTTTTATTTCCAGTAAACTCCAAGCATTTCTTCCATTACTTCCTCGTTTCTATAAACCAGTTTGACTTCCTTATTTCTATCTAAGCAGATGTGAGTTGCTATTACTTCTTGTTTTTGACATGGTCCATACTCGATCTTGTATATGTCCTTACTGACTTTAAAGCGCTCATTCATAACTTTCTCAATCTGTTGCATCGACTCCTTATCACTTCCTTCATATGTAATTAAAACGAAAGGAGTGTCCTTAGAAAAAGAGTTTAAAGAGAGGAGCATGAATAGACTAAAAACTAATTTCATAATTTTTCCTTTCGCTAGTAATCACTTTTCTTAGCGGGATTAATTTCCAGTTATTTGGCTTATTTATTATCCAGGAGGATTTATCTTTTGGAATTTCAAGTGTTACGAGAAGAGCTCCATCTGGAGTCTTTTCTCGTAACACTATTTGAACACTTTCTATTTCTTGAAGAGATTTTTGATTGATTAAATTCGCCTTTTCTTGATCTTCGGGAACTATTGAGTCAACTTCTAATTTAATAATGGTATGATTTATACTTAGCTCTTTCGTGACTTGTGTTATCTCCTGCGTAGGAGAGTCTTGAACAAGTGTTCTCGCTATATGTGATAAAAGAAAAATGATAAGAAATTGAAAGAGAAGTTTCTTTCGATCTTGCTTACTTTTTTTCTTGGTAGACTCTTTGTACATTTGAAGGGGTGAACTCATTCCACTTTCTTTCGAATTCATATAAATCTCTCTTTTCTACAATTTTTAAATGGGAGTCAATCTTTACGAAACTAGCTAGACAGCAAGTTAACATAAAGAGAAATATTGCCAATTCTATTTCTGCAAATCCTTTTTCATTCATATTTCATAGACCTTAGTGAAGATTTTTACTTCTTTACTAAACTTGTTATCGACTTTGATTGATGATTTGAGAATAAGAACGTTATTAAGAGAGACATTTTTTTCATTAATGGAATAGAAGTATCCCTTCTTTGTTCTCTCTATTATTGTGGTTTGATCAAAGCTTCTTTGAAAGGAGACTTTCGCTCTCATTTTATAAGGAGAATTTAGAAGAATATTGACCTTAGTCGTCTTTGCGCATTCATTAATTTTGTAAATATCCTTATAAAACTTAATCAATTTGAATTGCTGTAAAGACTTTAAAGAAGTCAGCGCCGCTTTTGCTGGCGTCGATATTTGAGGGAGTGGAGCTTTTGAAGCATAGTAGGAGATTTGAATAAGTCTATTGGTTTGGTTGATATCACCTATAAATTTACTTTGGTAAAAGTGTGATTTCCTCATACATAGAAGAGATTTGAGTCTAACTCTATTATTCTTTAAAGAAATTAACTTTGTTAGAGTCACTGTACTTATTCCACTTAATGCCATTAAAAGAGTAAGGCATAGAAAAATTTGGGTAGAACCTCTTTGATTTAGCTTCATTTCTTTAAGCCTATTACTTTATCAATAGTGATAAATTCTTCGTTGACTTGGACTTTTAATATTTGATTACATTTAAATAGTGTTTGATTTCGGTTCTTAACTATTGCGGAGGTTATCTTCTTGAGAAGAAGGTGATGCTTTTCACTCTGACACCTTGATTCTTGAGCAACACCCCACGAGCCATAAAGAGCGAGAAGAGAGATTTTAAAAATAAGTGTAGTCTTTAAAATCTCCAAATCTATCTCGCTGGAATGTGCTTCACAATATCCTTTCTCATCTTCTCAACTCTCGTATGCACGCTTTCGCCAAATTGTTTCATCGCGACTAGGCAAAATATACCCACCAATGATGAAATGATGATGTACTCCATAAGACCTTGTCCTTTTTCATTTCTTAAGATTTTCTTTGCTATAGACATGAGTTCTCCTTTATTAATCTTCGATGATTAAAGGCTGCACAGGCTTTGCCAAAGTTGAGTGCCTGATGTTGAGAACTTAGAAAGAATTAGGTTCAGAAATTGTACTAGTAGGTAAAAATAACTACTCGTAATTACGATTGCATGCAAAATTAGAGCAGATTAAAATAGGGGAATGGAAGATAAAACTAAATTATACGTATTTGCTAAAAAAGAAGTGTTCTTAATCTTTGTGTTTATGATTCTCATATCTATAACCTCATTTCTACTTGGAGTTAAGATTGGAGTGAATAACTCTTTTGAGAAGTCGGGCTATAGCCAGGACGACATGAGGAAGGTCGAAATTCTCTCTCCTGCTGAAGAGAAAGTCGAGGAACTTGAAAAGTCAGCTCATACTAGTGATGAAGAAACTTATAAGGCCTTAAAAGAAAAAACGGATATGGCACTAGAGAAGAAAGTCGACGAAGAGTTTTCTACAGGGTCAAAAACACAGTCGCAACCGGCGGCAACTGTTGAGGAGGCAAGATCTTCGGACCTTCCTCAGTTGGAAGTCAATTCAGCACCAGTGAAAGATAAGTTGAGTGGAAAACACACTATTCAAGTTGGTTCATTTCCTTCAATTAGCGAGGCTGAACTCTTTGCTAAGGGTTTTAAGGCAAGAGGCTATACTACAATTATTAATGAGAAAGATTTAGAGCATAAAGGAACATGGTTTAGAGTTAGTATTGGTGTTTTTGATAATATCAGCGCAGCAAAAGATTATGTCATTGAGCATAAATCTCTCTTTAGTTCTTCTGAGTATCGTTTCGTTCAATTTGATTAATTTCAATTCTTTAAATTTATTGTTATAATAATCCCATAACTTACAAAGGTAATTTTATGGGAAATATATATAGCTTAATTATGGCCGGAGGACAGGGGACACGCTTTTGGCCAGAGTCGACATCTAGAAAACCTAAGCAGTACCTATCACTTGTTTCAAATCAAAGTCTACTAGCGGATACTTTAGATCGCTTAGATGGACTTGTAGGGAAAGAGCAAAGGTATATTGTTACAGTTAAGGAGCAAGAGTCTTTGGTTCTTGAAGACTCTGCAAGTAAAATTGGTGCAGGGCAAGTTGTCTTTGAACCAAGTGGAAGAAATACCGCACCCTGCATTCTACTTTCTTTAGCAACTCTTTTGAAGAACGGAGCGAGTGAGAGTGATGTTGTGGCAATTCTTCCTTCTGATCATGTTATTTTAAATAAAAATGGGTTTCAACAATCAATCCAATCCGCAGCAAGTGTTGCCACAGAGAAGAAGAGAATTATTACTATTGGGATTCCTCCTCACTTTCCTCATACAGGCTTTGGATATATTCAAACTGGTGCCGAGCTTAGTGAGAATGCATTGGATGTAATAACGTTCAAAGAGAAACCAAATTTAGAAACGGCGATAAGCTATCTTGAATCTGGAAAGTATTTGTGGAATGCTGGAATGTTTGTCGCAGAAATAGGAGTTCTTCTAGGAGAATTTAAAGAGCATAGTCCAGAAATTTACTCATTCTATGACGAGCTATATGCAGCGATTGGAAATGATAGCGAAGTCGCGAGGACTTACTCCAAATTACCATCAGTTTCTATTGACTACGCCATAATGGAGAAATCTAAAAAGATGGGTCTATGTAAGGCCAATTTCGATTGGAATGATCTAGGCTCATGGGATGCTCTTTCAACTGTAGTCGATGAGACGGAGGGAAATACTCTCGTCAGTGCTAAGAACCACTATTTTGAAGAGGCTAAAGGCAATGTTATTTATACACCTGATCAGTTCGTTGGACTAATTGGTGTAGAGGACTTAATTGTTATTGCAAATGGGAAATCTGTAGTTGTTCTTCCTAAGAGTGATTCTCAGAAAGTGAAAAATATCGTTACTTATTTAAAAGATAAAGATTACGGAAAAGATCTCTTATAGATTTTTTCCGCAAGGATATGCTGTAGTAACTCTTTCAAAAACTTTATCGGTTGTCTTTAAGAAAATATTCTTAATTTCTTGTTTACTTGGTGTCGCAAGCTCAAGCGTTGTACCCTTCTCTTTTAGTAACCTTTGCATACTTTGATGAAAGACCTCCGCACTTTGCGTTTTGCTGGCTTCAAAGCTTGCTTGTTGAACAAGGGTGTAGAGATCATCTCTTTTAAAGTTAGTACTTTCAATTAAGTGATGTAGATAGTAGCTCGATAGGTAGGTACAGTTTTCGAAAACTCTATTTGTTATAGCTTCTTCATTGAAAACTAAATTTTCAACTGTGGACTTGAGTCTTGTTAGGGAATATTGAAGAATTCCAAAAGCATCTGGAAGATACATTCTTTCGGTTGAAGAGTGGGAAATATCTCTCTCGTGCCAAAGTACAATATTATCCAAGGCGATACTCATGTGAGAACGGAGCATTCTGGCCATTCCGGTTAGGTTTTCTCCACTAATAGGATTCTTCTTGTGGGGCATAGTTGAAGAGCCCTTTTGGCCTTTCGCAAAGCCTTCGTTGAGTTCTCCCACATCGGACCTGTGAAGGTGTCTAATTTCAACGGAAATTCTTTCAATGGCAGAACCGATGAGGGCAATTATTGAAATAAGTTTTGCTATCCTATCTCTAGGAATAACTTGTGTACTATGCTCTTCCGGGAAAACGCCGAGTTCTTTCGCTGCAATAGCTTCGAGCTCTGGAGTCAAGATAGTGTAATTTCCAACTGCTCCAGAAAATTGAACGCGCAGATCGTTCTTATAAAAGTTTTCTAGTTCTTCATATCTACGACTAAATTCGCAGTAGTGACCTAGAAGCTTTTGTCCAAAACTCATTGGCTCTGCGTACATTCCATGTGAGCGGCCAATCGTTACTAGGTCCTTTGTTTCCTCTGATCTATTATAGAGGGCCTGCAAGAGTTTTTTGAACTCAGGAAGAATTTGCTCTAGAGATTGCTTAATCTGGAGAGTGAGGCCTGAGTCGATAATGTCGCTTGAGGTGACACCGAAGTGGAAGAACTTTCCAATTTCAGGTTCAAGATTCTCTGTAATGGAAGTGCAAAAGGCGATGATGTCGTGCCTTGTTTCTTTTTCTATTTCTAATATTCTTGGAACATTTATAACTGCAGTCTTTCTTATTGTCTCGCTCGTACCTTTTGGAACTCTTGTTCCTTCAAGTGATTTTAAGATAGCTAATTCAACATCTAGATAAGTTTGAAACTTATTTTCTTCAGTCCAAATATTAGAAATTTCTTTCTTATCGTAGCGAGAGATCATTTAATAGGCTCCAAGTATTATTCGGTATTCTTTAACCGATAAAGTTTAAAAGTAAAAAGAAAAATCTAAAGCAAAAGAAGTCCACTGCAAGAGAAGAGATCTAGCACTTGTCGTTTCTGTATCAGAAGCCTGGGCCCTTTTCACATGTGCGATATTATAATTAAATCTCGCACCCCAGTGAAAAGTATTACTTGTTCTAAAGTGTACACCTAGATCTGCTTTCATCCCAGGACCGCTATAGGATTCACCTAGGTCTGTAGAGGTCTTATTATAATTAATGAAGGCTCCCATCGTTTCAAATAGGTTATCACTGGAGAATAAAGTTTGAATAAGACTTGTTCTGTAGGAAAGTCCTGTTCCAAGTGTAATTGTTTTGAGAGACTGTTCAGCTATCTCATCGCTTGTAAAACCTGGAAATTGAGCGTTATCATCTGCAACTGCTTTAAACGTAGCAGTACTTTGAGCTCCATAAAATTCCCACCAAGCTCGGTCAAGCTTTTTAGCATATTGAAACTCTAGGCCAGTGACATCCATTGCCTGCATTGGGTTTGTATTAACATTATAAAGTAAGGAGACGCGTGAGTTATCTTTACTGGTTGAGTAACTGTCTAATGAAAGACCCGCTT
This window harbors:
- the ettA gene encoding energy-dependent translational throttle protein EttA; this encodes MAQPNDKQIIYSMNRVGKVIKSKHILKNISLSYFYGAKIGVLGLNGSGKSTLLKILAGIDEDHLGETHMAKGYTVGYLEQEPALDPEKTVKEIVQEGCQEVVDMLAKFDEMSMKFSEPMSDDEMNDLLDKQAKLQDALDHAEAWELDSKLDLAMEALRCPPSDQKCGVLSGGEKRRVALCRLLLQKPDILLLDEPTNHLDAETVWWLERHLQQYKGTVIAVTHDRYFLDNVAGWILELDRGQGIPFEGNYTDWLDQKSKRLAQEEKTESKKQKAMKEELEWIRSSPKARQAKSKARIKSYEDRYRDSQEKRNETNELFIPTGPRLGNSVIEATSVAKAFDDRVLYDNLNFQLPPGGVVGIIGANGAGKTTLFRMITGEQEPTSGTFKVGETVKLSYVDQGRALDANKTIYETVSGGTEFLKLGEQEVNARAYIAKFNFSGEDQKKKVGELSGGERNRVHLASTLLTGGNVLLLDEPTNDLDVNTLQALEKALVDFPGCAVIISHDRAFLDRLATHILAFEGDGESIWFEGNFADYEEDKRKRLGDAAVNPKRHTYKKLTRD
- a CDS encoding aspartate kinase, which translates into the protein MRIFKFGGSSVKDATAMKRVANIISSHEKCRVVVVSATKSTTNELEVIANASTLSEVNLTEKLIQKLMNRHRDITRELELDIELSLFEIESELFEISKSMNGDGKVISKKMDSLYSIGERLSSLILSRYLQRVSSKNVILKDIREVLRTNDQWNLASPLIGETLKNIAKWGEISESDLIITQGFIGSTMTGETTTLGREGSDFSATILGEVLDASEVTIWTDVAGVATCDPRVLSSARFIPLLNYKHAALLAHFGAKVLFERTLEPAIRKKFPVLVKSTLSPAESGTRIHELPIKSGPIGLAIDKDILTIVGEKLLAKDIILPLKELSEFEIYKQTDEYISLKILNEDIEVFAEKIHPWILEYLHN
- a CDS encoding CpaF/VirB11 family protein — its product is MNIAEDIYKISRKYINDSISRSHYPSLSNIHTNLTIEFGEDWHILLPKEKLNNWFETICHFSFLKMRDGLEEIIIHNEESIQYFQKERTTNFSTDLDFKDITLSYKLLCLEYKVDWNISSPFVSFKASKLGRNIRVTLTHASLSEEHSHKCSIRFHSQESYSIESFFNNSQDKEIILEKFNEKKNIIVCGSTGSGKTSFLSSLLTYSEENQHIFIIEDTLELKSPGPTTTRLVASEKPRHSLSDYCSYALRMRPERIVLGEIRSHEVVPLILSTNTGHKGILTTLHASSAMDCPKRISTLLCLYSGIGGMNNEIALELISTGIDIIIFMENKKVKSAIELLGHEAGKINYEDILESKDVFSPQKLQYLR
- a CDS encoding SPOR domain-containing protein yields the protein MEDKTKLYVFAKKEVFLIFVFMILISITSFLLGVKIGVNNSFEKSGYSQDDMRKVEILSPAEEKVEELEKSAHTSDEETYKALKEKTDMALEKKVDEEFSTGSKTQSQPAATVEEARSSDLPQLEVNSAPVKDKLSGKHTIQVGSFPSISEAELFAKGFKARGYTTIINEKDLEHKGTWFRVSIGVFDNISAAKDYVIEHKSLFSSSEYRFVQFD
- a CDS encoding mannose-1-phosphate guanylyltransferase, which translates into the protein MGNIYSLIMAGGQGTRFWPESTSRKPKQYLSLVSNQSLLADTLDRLDGLVGKEQRYIVTVKEQESLVLEDSASKIGAGQVVFEPSGRNTAPCILLSLATLLKNGASESDVVAILPSDHVILNKNGFQQSIQSAASVATEKKRIITIGIPPHFPHTGFGYIQTGAELSENALDVITFKEKPNLETAISYLESGKYLWNAGMFVAEIGVLLGEFKEHSPEIYSFYDELYAAIGNDSEVARTYSKLPSVSIDYAIMEKSKKMGLCKANFDWNDLGSWDALSTVVDETEGNTLVSAKNHYFEEAKGNVIYTPDQFVGLIGVEDLIVIANGKSVVVLPKSDSQKVKNIVTYLKDKDYGKDLL
- the purB gene encoding adenylosuccinate lyase, which codes for MISRYDKKEISNIWTEENKFQTYLDVELAILKSLEGTRVPKGTSETIRKTAVINVPRILEIEKETRHDIIAFCTSITENLEPEIGKFFHFGVTSSDIIDSGLTLQIKQSLEQILPEFKKLLQALYNRSEETKDLVTIGRSHGMYAEPMSFGQKLLGHYCEFSRRYEELENFYKNDLRVQFSGAVGNYTILTPELEAIAAKELGVFPEEHSTQVIPRDRIAKLISIIALIGSAIERISVEIRHLHRSDVGELNEGFAKGQKGSSTMPHKKNPISGENLTGMARMLRSHMSIALDNIVLWHERDISHSSTERMYLPDAFGILQYSLTRLKSTVENLVFNEEAITNRVFENCTYLSSYYLHHLIESTNFKRDDLYTLVQQASFEASKTQSAEVFHQSMQRLLKEKGTTLELATPSKQEIKNIFLKTTDKVFERVTTAYPCGKNL